Proteins encoded within one genomic window of Guyparkeria hydrothermalis:
- a CDS encoding DUF255 domain-containing protein, translating to MPMLLPLPLSNRFPAVLVGLLFVCAGGLAEPAAAENRLSDTTSDYLRDHADNPVDWYPWGEAALERARREDKPIFVSVGYSTCYWCHVAERELYDSPEIAARMNAGFVNIKVDREQRPDLDRVLMQATEALGGGGGWPNNVFLTPDLQPFFAGSYFPPEPLPGRESFPQILERLSTQWRNDREPLIERAETIAAALREQSAASGIDPERLDPVAWREQAVESLGQTFDPLVGGFAPPGQSSRFPQSPKLSLLLSAMEAGDDSAREMFDQTLAAMSIGALFDHVGGGFHRYTVDPQWQVPHFEKMLLDNAQLIGLYAGAAERLGQPWYARVAERSIDYLERRLWAEAGGLFTAESASLDGIEGKSYVFTPAEIRSALGERATDFLDWHELVPLPESRIDHELPDGGVVNLRPGRALDALEGNSLAEAMTGLEDDYAALLAQRQERGQPSRDRKQVAEFNALAGLGLLAAAQPLGRGDAADRAAEVGEWLWDTLWDRSTGRLHRQAYAEQVSGEAFLADYAATGRLMLALYGHQHELKWLFRAQRIAQAIEARFVDDAGRLLERALTDERPGLPVTPPLVGDEVGPSGHSQAVVFLLDLGLLMDAPLRQQRAVAALAGFAGEVAADPEAWGWLVGELARPSRAEAVGRFAAELAAPAAVGPGASRDHVAVSARQVEQGQTIVVQLRIDAGFHINANPASADYLVPTRVTAVDGKIGPIDYPPGKPFRAEFATEAIDVYEGELTLRAPVAGAVPEGLRIEIQACNDEVCLAPDTIEVPVGR from the coding sequence ATGCCCATGCTTCTTCCGCTGCCGCTGTCGAACCGTTTTCCGGCCGTCCTGGTCGGGCTGCTGTTCGTGTGCGCCGGTGGGCTAGCCGAGCCGGCCGCAGCCGAGAACCGGCTTTCCGACACCACCTCGGACTACCTGCGCGATCACGCCGACAACCCGGTCGACTGGTATCCTTGGGGCGAGGCGGCGCTCGAACGCGCCCGGCGCGAGGACAAGCCGATCTTCGTCTCGGTGGGCTATTCCACCTGCTACTGGTGCCACGTCGCCGAGCGCGAGCTCTACGATAGCCCCGAGATCGCCGCGCGGATGAACGCGGGCTTCGTCAACATCAAGGTCGACCGCGAGCAGCGCCCCGACCTCGACCGGGTGCTGATGCAGGCCACCGAGGCGCTCGGCGGCGGTGGCGGCTGGCCCAACAACGTCTTTCTCACCCCGGACCTGCAGCCGTTCTTCGCCGGCAGCTACTTCCCGCCCGAGCCGCTGCCCGGGCGAGAGAGCTTCCCGCAGATCCTCGAACGGCTCTCGACCCAGTGGCGCAACGACCGCGAGCCGCTGATCGAGCGGGCCGAGACCATCGCCGCGGCACTGCGCGAGCAGTCGGCTGCCAGCGGCATCGACCCCGAGCGACTCGATCCGGTCGCCTGGCGCGAGCAGGCGGTCGAGTCGCTGGGGCAGACCTTCGACCCGCTGGTCGGCGGCTTCGCCCCGCCCGGGCAGTCGAGCCGCTTTCCGCAGTCGCCGAAACTGTCGCTGCTGCTTTCGGCCATGGAGGCGGGGGACGACTCGGCCCGCGAGATGTTCGACCAGACGCTTGCGGCGATGAGCATCGGCGCGCTGTTCGATCACGTCGGCGGCGGCTTTCATCGCTACACCGTCGACCCGCAATGGCAGGTGCCGCACTTCGAGAAGATGCTGCTCGACAACGCGCAACTCATCGGCCTGTATGCCGGCGCTGCCGAGCGGCTGGGGCAGCCGTGGTACGCCCGCGTCGCCGAGCGGAGCATCGACTACCTCGAGCGTCGGCTGTGGGCCGAGGCAGGTGGTCTCTTTACCGCCGAGAGCGCGTCGCTGGACGGCATCGAGGGCAAGAGCTACGTCTTCACGCCGGCCGAGATCCGCTCGGCGCTGGGTGAGCGGGCGACCGACTTTCTCGACTGGCACGAGCTGGTACCGCTGCCCGAGAGCCGCATCGACCACGAGCTGCCCGACGGCGGGGTGGTCAACCTGCGTCCGGGCCGGGCGCTTGATGCACTCGAAGGCAACAGCCTGGCCGAGGCGATGACGGGGCTGGAGGACGACTATGCCGCCCTGCTGGCCCAACGGCAGGAGCGCGGCCAGCCCAGCCGGGATCGCAAGCAGGTGGCCGAGTTCAATGCCCTGGCCGGGCTAGGGTTGCTGGCCGCCGCGCAGCCTCTCGGTCGCGGCGATGCCGCCGATCGCGCGGCCGAGGTGGGCGAGTGGTTGTGGGACACGCTCTGGGATCGGTCGACGGGGCGCCTGCACCGGCAGGCCTATGCCGAACAGGTCAGCGGCGAGGCCTTCCTTGCCGACTACGCCGCGACCGGGCGGCTGATGCTGGCGCTGTACGGTCATCAGCACGAGCTGAAGTGGCTTTTCCGCGCCCAGCGGATCGCGCAGGCGATCGAGGCGCGCTTTGTTGACGATGCGGGTCGGCTGCTGGAGCGGGCACTGACCGACGAGCGGCCCGGCCTGCCGGTCACCCCGCCGTTGGTCGGCGATGAGGTCGGGCCGTCCGGGCACAGTCAGGCGGTGGTGTTCCTGCTCGATCTGGGCCTGCTGATGGATGCCCCGTTGCGGCAGCAGCGTGCGGTGGCGGCGTTGGCCGGGTTTGCCGGCGAGGTGGCGGCCGATCCCGAGGCGTGGGGCTGGCTGGTTGGCGAGCTGGCACGTCCGTCGCGTGCCGAGGCGGTGGGCCGGTTCGCCGCCGAACTGGCCGCGCCGGCTGCCGTCGGTCCGGGTGCCTCACGCGATCACGTCGCGGTGAGCGCCCGCCAAGTTGAGCAGGGGCAGACGATCGTGGTGCAGTTGCGCATCGATGCGGGCTTTCATATCAACGCCAACCCGGCCAGTGCGGACTATCTGGTGCCGACGCGGGTCACGGCCGTGGATGGCAAGATCGGCCCGATCGACTATCCGCCGGGCAAGCCGTTCCGCGCCGAGTTCGCGACCGAAGCCATCGACGTCTACGAGGGTGAACTGACCCTGCGGGCGCCGGTGGCCGGTGCGGTACCGGAGGGCTTGCGGATCGAGATTCAGGCCTGCAACGACGAGGTCTGCCTGGCGCCGGACACGATCGAGGTGCCGGTGGGGCGCTAG
- the bioB gene encoding biotin synthase BioB — MTRPRWSKQEALDLFDKPFNDLLFQAQTVHREHFDPNKVQVSTLMSIKTGACPEDCKYCSQSARYDTGLERERLLPLDEVRTAARRARDKGASRFCMGAAWRNPTDKQLERVIDMVHVVKQTGMEACVTLGMLEPHQATRLKEAGLDYYNHNIDTSAEYYDQVITTRSIEDRLETLDHVRDAGINVCSGGILGMGESREDRASFLNTLANLERAPESVPLNMLVRIPGTPMADVPALDPIEFIRTIAVARIMMPSSHVRLSAGREGLSEAIQAWCFFAGANSIFYGEKLLTTENADAEADEAMFAKLGLTPLIPEGCQLDEPADSAPAPASA, encoded by the coding sequence ATGACCCGTCCGCGCTGGAGCAAACAGGAAGCGCTCGACCTGTTCGACAAGCCCTTCAACGACCTGCTGTTCCAGGCGCAGACGGTGCATCGCGAGCACTTCGACCCCAACAAGGTGCAGGTCAGCACCCTGATGTCGATCAAGACCGGCGCCTGCCCGGAAGACTGCAAGTACTGCTCGCAGAGCGCCCGCTACGACACGGGCCTGGAGCGCGAGCGCCTGCTGCCGCTCGACGAGGTGCGCACCGCCGCCCGCCGGGCGCGCGACAAGGGCGCCTCGCGCTTCTGCATGGGCGCGGCCTGGCGCAACCCCACCGACAAGCAGCTCGAGCGCGTCATCGACATGGTGCACGTGGTCAAGCAGACCGGCATGGAGGCCTGCGTGACGCTCGGCATGCTCGAGCCGCACCAGGCCACCCGCCTCAAGGAGGCCGGGCTCGACTACTACAACCACAACATCGACACCTCGGCCGAGTACTACGACCAGGTGATCACCACCCGCTCGATCGAGGACCGCCTCGAGACGCTCGACCACGTCCGCGACGCGGGCATCAACGTCTGCTCCGGCGGCATCCTCGGCATGGGCGAGTCCCGCGAGGACCGCGCCTCGTTCCTGAACACGCTCGCCAACCTCGAGCGCGCGCCGGAATCCGTGCCGCTGAACATGCTGGTGCGCATCCCGGGCACGCCGATGGCCGACGTGCCGGCGCTCGACCCGATCGAGTTCATCCGCACCATCGCCGTCGCCCGCATCATGATGCCCAGCTCGCACGTGCGCCTGTCCGCCGGCCGCGAGGGCTTGAGCGAGGCGATCCAGGCCTGGTGCTTCTTCGCCGGGGCGAACAGCATCTTCTACGGCGAGAAGCTCCTGACCACGGAGAACGCCGATGCCGAAGCCGACGAGGCGATGTTCGCCAAGCTCGGTCTCACCCCGCTGATCCCCGAGGGCTGCCAGCTCGACGAGCCGGCCGACAGCGCACCGGCTCCCGCCTCGGCCTGA
- a CDS encoding ComF family protein, translating to MEWFSSRRGRWFDAPCHLCRRDTVDPTGLCVDCLAEWHALLGRPRCISCGLTLPDPDEGMTCGACSARPWPFDGVVSAVDLVPSVRELVHRLKYRQDFSVLPLLQETLTAALGGFPDIMPLPEVLVPMPLHPAQRRRRGFNQAWLLAAGLGRAIDRPVHKRGVRRVRDTGSLTTQSARERRRALKGAFAVAGDMPRRVAIVDDVLTTGASARALATELRRGGAESVIVWSLARTP from the coding sequence ATGGAATGGTTTTCGTCGCGACGGGGGCGCTGGTTCGATGCGCCCTGTCACCTCTGTCGACGCGACACGGTCGACCCGACCGGACTTTGCGTCGACTGTCTTGCCGAGTGGCATGCCTTGCTGGGCAGGCCGCGCTGCATTTCCTGCGGGCTGACCCTCCCCGATCCGGACGAGGGCATGACCTGCGGGGCATGCTCGGCCAGGCCCTGGCCGTTCGACGGGGTGGTCTCGGCCGTGGACCTGGTGCCTTCGGTGCGCGAGCTGGTCCATCGGCTCAAGTATCGTCAGGATTTCAGTGTCCTGCCGTTGTTGCAAGAGACGCTGACCGCCGCGCTAGGCGGCTTCCCGGATATTATGCCCTTGCCGGAGGTGCTGGTGCCCATGCCGCTGCACCCGGCCCAGCGTCGTCGGCGCGGCTTCAACCAGGCATGGTTGCTGGCCGCCGGTCTGGGACGGGCGATCGACAGGCCGGTGCACAAGCGGGGCGTGCGCCGCGTGCGCGATACCGGTTCGCTGACGACGCAGTCGGCCCGCGAGCGCCGCCGGGCCCTCAAGGGGGCGTTCGCGGTGGCCGGAGACATGCCCCGTCGGGTGGCGATCGTCGACGACGTGCTCACCACCGGCGCCAGTGCCCGGGCTCTGGCCACCGAATTGCGACGTGGCGGGGCCGAGTCGGTGATCGTCTGGTCGTTGGCGCGCACGCCCTGA
- a CDS encoding type B 50S ribosomal protein L31 produces MKEGIHPNYQPVVFQDVAADFAILTRSTMKSSETIKWEDGNEYPLVKVDVSSASHPFFTGKRSEGSMAKQVDKFRNRYGQKKK; encoded by the coding sequence ATGAAAGAAGGCATTCACCCGAACTACCAGCCGGTGGTGTTCCAGGACGTCGCGGCAGACTTCGCCATCCTGACCCGCTCGACCATGAAGTCGAGCGAGACCATCAAGTGGGAAGACGGTAACGAGTACCCGCTGGTCAAGGTCGACGTTTCCTCCGCGAGCCACCCGTTCTTCACGGGCAAGCGCTCCGAGGGCAGCATGGCCAAGCAGGTGGACAAGTTCCGCAACCGTTACGGTCAGAAGAAGAAGTAA
- a CDS encoding thermonuclease family protein — protein MVAFLPFGRTLQEGTVGLPGALFRVWLVLLVLIAAPLAAADCRPAGAEGRSATVGYVNDGDTVRLTSGERVRLVGIDTPEIGYDGNPDESLARESRQALQAVLAGSQNRVEVVPAREEEDRYGRTLAYLYLPGGASVQGHLLEEGMAMAVFVAPNLALADCLMARERVAREERRGIWSLPAYEPGLPSADGIPEEVQGAAIVRGRVVSVGESRRNIWINLEGRVAVRIDKADREHFPGWDFDSLEGERLRVRGWIVHHSNRYQDWFIPVDSAHALERLD, from the coding sequence ATGGTCGCGTTCCTGCCATTCGGCCGGACGCTGCAAGAGGGCACCGTGGGTCTTCCCGGTGCCCTTTTTCGTGTCTGGCTGGTTCTGCTTGTCCTGATTGCCGCGCCGCTGGCGGCCGCCGATTGTCGGCCAGCCGGCGCCGAGGGGCGCTCGGCGACAGTCGGCTACGTCAATGACGGCGACACGGTGCGTCTTACCAGCGGCGAACGCGTGCGGTTGGTGGGCATCGATACCCCCGAGATCGGCTACGACGGCAATCCGGACGAGTCGCTCGCCCGCGAGAGCCGCCAGGCACTGCAGGCCGTCCTCGCCGGCTCGCAGAACCGGGTCGAGGTGGTGCCGGCCCGCGAGGAGGAGGACCGTTACGGCCGGACGCTCGCCTACCTCTATCTCCCCGGTGGTGCCTCGGTGCAGGGGCATCTGCTCGAGGAAGGCATGGCGATGGCCGTGTTCGTCGCGCCGAACCTGGCGTTGGCCGACTGCCTGATGGCCCGCGAGCGGGTTGCGCGCGAGGAGCGCCGCGGCATCTGGTCGCTGCCGGCCTACGAACCCGGCTTGCCGAGCGCGGATGGCATTCCCGAGGAGGTGCAGGGTGCGGCCATCGTGCGGGGGCGGGTGGTCTCGGTGGGCGAGAGCCGCCGCAATATCTGGATCAACCTCGAGGGACGCGTGGCCGTGCGCATCGACAAGGCCGATCGCGAGCACTTCCCGGGCTGGGACTTCGACTCGCTCGAGGGCGAGCGACTGCGCGTGCGCGGTTGGATCGTCCACCACAGCAACCGCTACCAGGACTGGTTCATCCCGGTCGACTCGGCGCACGCACTGGAGCGACTGGACTGA
- the hemF gene encoding oxygen-dependent coproporphyrinogen oxidase, producing the protein MADTQADLQAVRDYLIDLQDRIVAGLESQEDGTRFLHDDWKRPPGDHLNGEGRGRILEDGTTFERAGINFSHVTGNKLPPSATAHRPDLAGGSFEAMGVSLVIHPRNPYVPTSHANVRFFQAQKEGVEPVWWFGGGFDLTPYYGFTEDAVHWHEQAEAACRPFGDDHYPRFKQWCDEYFWLKHRNEPRGVGGLFFDDYGADGQVDFDTGFGFMRSVGDHYLPAYLPLVEKRKDTPFGERERDFQAYRRGRYVEFNLVYDRGTLFGLQSGGRTESILMSMPPRAAWRYDYHPEPGSEEARLYDEFLRPRDWLSKG; encoded by the coding sequence ATGGCGGATACGCAGGCGGACCTCCAGGCCGTTCGTGATTACCTCATCGACCTGCAGGACCGGATCGTCGCCGGCCTCGAGAGCCAGGAAGACGGCACCCGCTTCCTGCACGACGACTGGAAGCGTCCGCCGGGCGACCACCTCAACGGCGAGGGCCGCGGGCGGATTCTCGAGGACGGCACGACCTTCGAACGCGCGGGCATCAACTTCTCGCACGTCACCGGCAACAAGCTGCCGCCGTCGGCCACCGCCCACCGGCCGGATCTCGCCGGCGGCTCGTTCGAGGCGATGGGCGTCTCGCTGGTGATCCACCCCCGCAACCCGTACGTACCCACCTCGCATGCCAACGTGCGCTTCTTCCAGGCACAGAAGGAAGGCGTGGAGCCGGTCTGGTGGTTCGGTGGCGGCTTCGATCTCACGCCCTACTACGGCTTTACCGAGGACGCCGTTCACTGGCACGAGCAGGCCGAGGCCGCCTGCCGGCCGTTCGGCGACGATCACTACCCGCGTTTCAAGCAGTGGTGCGACGAGTATTTCTGGCTCAAGCACCGCAACGAGCCGCGCGGCGTGGGCGGCCTGTTTTTCGATGACTACGGCGCCGACGGCCAGGTCGACTTCGACACCGGCTTCGGCTTCATGCGCTCGGTGGGCGACCACTACCTGCCGGCCTACCTGCCGCTGGTGGAAAAGCGCAAGGACACACCGTTTGGTGAGCGCGAGCGCGACTTCCAGGCCTACCGTCGCGGCCGCTACGTCGAGTTCAACCTGGTCTATGACCGCGGCACCCTGTTCGGGCTGCAGTCGGGGGGACGCACCGAGTCGATCCTGATGTCGATGCCGCCGCGCGCCGCCTGGCGCTACGACTACCACCCCGAGCCGGGCAGCGAGGAAGCGCGCCTCTACGACGAGTTTCTCCGTCCGCGCGACTGGCTGTCCAAGGGCTAA
- a CDS encoding L-threonylcarbamoyladenylate synthase produces the protein MSGLSPFRLREIARHLDEGGLIAYPTEAVFGLGCDPLDPFAVMRLLTLKRRDIDKGLILIADTPEMLQPYAAVPAGEWDKLAADWPAARTVIVPAAEGVPGWLTGGRDEIALRVPAHATARAISRAFGGPIVSTSANISGRPAARDALAARRQFGRADVQIIPGDVDRRARPSQIIHWPTGRIIRS, from the coding sequence GTGAGCGGGCTCTCGCCCTTCCGCCTGCGTGAGATCGCCCGCCACCTCGACGAGGGCGGGCTGATCGCCTATCCCACCGAGGCGGTCTTCGGCCTGGGCTGCGATCCGCTCGACCCGTTCGCGGTGATGCGTCTCCTGACGCTCAAGCGGCGCGACATCGACAAAGGGCTGATCCTGATCGCCGACACTCCCGAGATGCTGCAGCCGTACGCAGCGGTGCCGGCCGGGGAATGGGACAAACTGGCCGCCGACTGGCCGGCCGCGCGCACGGTGATCGTGCCGGCCGCCGAGGGCGTGCCGGGCTGGCTGACGGGCGGGCGCGACGAGATCGCCCTGCGCGTGCCGGCCCACGCGACCGCGCGCGCCATCAGCCGTGCCTTCGGCGGGCCAATCGTCTCGACCAGCGCGAACATCAGCGGCCGGCCGGCGGCACGCGACGCGCTCGCCGCCCGACGCCAGTTCGGCCGGGCGGACGTCCAGATCATCCCGGGTGACGTCGATCGGCGCGCCCGCCCCTCGCAGATCATCCACTGGCCCACCGGCAGGATCATCAGGAGCTGA
- a CDS encoding DNA topoisomerase I, which produces MSENLVIVESPAKAKTIKKYLGPGYEVLASYGHVRDLVPKNGAVDPEHGFAMNYTVIDKNKKHVDAIKKALKKADTLLLATDPDREGEAISWHLYELLKDSGLLDDRDAKRVVFYEITKRAVQEAIAHPRELSQELIDAQQARRALDYLVGFNLSPLLWKKINPGLSAGRVQSPALRMIVEREEEIEAFKPREYWSIAADCRTGEQPFSARLYQLDGKKVGQFTLEDEASATAARERLDAAANGTLKVAKVDRRERKRHAAPPFTTSTLQQEAVRKLGLSASRAMRVAQELYEGVDIGQGTVGLITYMRTDSVNLSNDAIGEIRSHIGESYGGDYVPESPNRYRTKSKNAQEAHEAVRPTSIANTPDKVRAFLNRDQFRLYEMIFKRTLASQMTPAIFDQVSVDLAAGDEHSFRATGSTLKFPGFIAAYREDEDDQASDKDDDRRLPPLEEGQEIDLAEIKATQHFTEPPPRYTEASLVKTLEQYGIGRPSTYASIISTLRSREYVELEQRRFRPTDMGRVVNGFLTEYFRDVVDYEFTAKLEDELDAVSRGEMDWVPLLREFWEPFSERIEDTAKNVSRQEAAQGRELGVDPKSGKPVVARLGRFGPFVQIGTKDDEEKPKFASLRPHQSIATITLDEAMELFKLPRELGETPEGEPVQANIGRFGPYVKFGNKFASLGKDDDPYTIELPRALEIIEVKKLAEKNRIINDFGDGIQVLNGRYGPYVSNGKKNAKIPKDTDPKTITHEQAIEMIAQAPERKGRGRKAAPKTAAKKTATKSTAKKSTAKKAAAKKTTTKKSAPKSASGGKEA; this is translated from the coding sequence ATGAGCGAAAATCTCGTCATCGTCGAATCGCCCGCCAAGGCCAAGACGATCAAGAAATATCTCGGCCCCGGCTACGAAGTGCTGGCCTCCTACGGGCACGTGCGCGACCTGGTGCCGAAAAACGGCGCCGTCGACCCCGAGCACGGCTTCGCGATGAACTACACGGTCATCGACAAGAACAAGAAGCACGTCGATGCGATCAAGAAGGCACTGAAGAAGGCCGACACCCTGCTGCTGGCGACTGACCCCGACCGCGAAGGCGAGGCCATCTCCTGGCACCTCTACGAGCTGCTGAAGGACAGCGGCCTGCTCGACGACCGGGACGCCAAGCGCGTGGTGTTCTACGAGATCACCAAGCGCGCCGTGCAAGAGGCCATCGCCCACCCGCGCGAGCTGTCGCAGGAGCTGATCGACGCCCAACAGGCGCGGCGCGCGCTGGACTACCTGGTGGGCTTCAACCTCTCGCCGCTGCTGTGGAAAAAGATCAACCCGGGCCTGTCGGCCGGCCGTGTGCAGAGCCCGGCACTGCGTATGATTGTCGAGCGCGAGGAAGAGATCGAAGCCTTCAAGCCGCGCGAATACTGGTCGATCGCCGCCGACTGCCGCACCGGCGAACAGCCGTTCTCCGCCCGCCTCTATCAGCTCGACGGCAAAAAGGTCGGGCAGTTCACCCTCGAGGACGAGGCCAGCGCCACCGCCGCGCGTGAACGCCTCGATGCGGCGGCGAACGGCACGCTCAAGGTCGCCAAGGTCGACCGTCGCGAGCGCAAGCGTCACGCCGCGCCGCCGTTCACCACCTCGACGCTCCAGCAGGAGGCCGTGCGCAAGCTTGGCCTGTCCGCCTCGCGTGCCATGCGCGTCGCCCAGGAGCTCTACGAGGGCGTCGACATCGGCCAGGGCACGGTGGGCCTGATCACCTACATGCGGACCGACTCGGTCAACCTGTCGAACGACGCGATCGGCGAGATCCGCTCGCACATCGGCGAGAGCTACGGCGGCGACTACGTTCCGGAAAGCCCCAACCGCTACCGCACCAAGTCGAAGAACGCCCAGGAGGCGCACGAGGCCGTCCGCCCGACCTCGATCGCCAACACGCCGGACAAGGTGCGCGCCTTCCTCAATCGCGACCAGTTCCGCCTCTACGAGATGATCTTCAAGCGGACGCTGGCCTCGCAGATGACCCCGGCGATCTTCGACCAGGTCTCCGTGGATCTCGCCGCCGGCGACGAGCACAGCTTCCGTGCCACCGGCTCGACCCTCAAGTTCCCGGGCTTCATCGCCGCCTACCGCGAGGACGAGGACGACCAGGCCAGCGACAAGGACGACGACCGTCGCCTGCCGCCGCTGGAGGAAGGTCAGGAGATCGATCTCGCCGAGATCAAGGCCACGCAACACTTCACCGAGCCGCCGCCGCGCTACACCGAAGCGAGCCTGGTCAAGACGCTCGAGCAGTACGGCATCGGTCGACCGTCGACCTATGCCAGCATCATCTCGACACTGCGCTCGCGCGAATACGTCGAACTCGAACAGCGCCGTTTCCGCCCCACCGACATGGGTCGCGTGGTCAACGGCTTTCTGACCGAGTACTTCCGCGACGTGGTCGACTACGAGTTCACCGCCAAGCTCGAGGACGAGCTCGACGCCGTCTCGCGCGGCGAGATGGACTGGGTGCCGCTGCTGCGCGAGTTCTGGGAGCCATTCTCCGAGCGCATCGAGGACACCGCCAAAAACGTCTCGCGCCAGGAGGCTGCCCAGGGCCGCGAACTGGGTGTCGACCCCAAGAGCGGCAAGCCGGTAGTCGCCCGCCTGGGCCGCTTCGGGCCGTTCGTGCAGATCGGCACCAAGGACGACGAGGAAAAGCCCAAGTTCGCCTCGCTGCGCCCGCACCAGAGCATCGCCACCATTACCCTCGACGAGGCGATGGAGCTCTTCAAGCTGCCGCGAGAGCTGGGCGAGACCCCCGAGGGCGAGCCGGTACAGGCCAACATCGGCCGCTTCGGCCCCTACGTGAAGTTCGGCAACAAGTTCGCCTCCCTGGGCAAGGACGATGACCCGTACACCATCGAGCTGCCGCGCGCGCTCGAGATCATCGAGGTCAAGAAGCTCGCGGAGAAGAACCGCATCATCAACGACTTCGGCGACGGCATCCAGGTGCTTAACGGCCGTTACGGGCCGTACGTGTCAAACGGCAAGAAGAACGCCAAGATCCCCAAGGACACCGATCCGAAGACGATCACGCACGAGCAGGCGATCGAGATGATCGCCCAAGCACCGGAACGCAAGGGCCGCGGCCGCAAGGCGGCACCCAAGACCGCGGCGAAGAAGACCGCGACCAAGTCGACGGCCAAGAAGTCGACAGCGAAGAAGGCGGCCGCCAAGAAGACCACGACGAAGAAGAGCGCCCCGAAAAGCGCTTCGGGAGGCAAGGAGGCGTGA
- a CDS encoding DUF494 family protein: MKETVLDLLMFLFENYMEDEDHFPPQNERAGLQMKLLEAGFDHDEIEHAFGWLEGVLEQGGVAGPERDQAFRVYSDDEQMMLDTDARGFLMQLEQIGVLSPSSRETVIERAMALGEDEIDVERLKWIVLLVLFAKPGEEQAFAWMEDLVFDDAAVLH; this comes from the coding sequence ATGAAAGAGACCGTTCTCGACCTGTTGATGTTCCTCTTCGAGAATTACATGGAAGACGAGGACCACTTCCCCCCGCAAAACGAGCGCGCCGGGCTGCAGATGAAGCTGCTGGAGGCCGGTTTCGACCACGACGAGATCGAGCATGCCTTCGGCTGGCTCGAGGGCGTGCTCGAGCAGGGCGGCGTCGCCGGCCCTGAACGCGACCAGGCCTTCAGGGTCTACAGTGACGACGAGCAAATGATGCTCGACACCGATGCCCGAGGCTTTCTCATGCAGCTCGAGCAGATCGGCGTACTGTCGCCGTCGAGCCGCGAGACCGTCATCGAGCGCGCCATGGCTCTCGGCGAGGACGAAATCGACGTCGAGCGCCTGAAATGGATCGTGCTACTGGTCCTGTTCGCCAAACCCGGTGAGGAGCAGGCCTTTGCCTGGATGGAAGACCTCGTCTTCGACGACGCCGCCGTCCTGCACTGA
- the dprA gene encoding DNA-processing protein DprA, with amino-acid sequence MPVAPAPTGSESPHAALIELLSIRGMGPRRLDSLLSHFDSPRQALDAPRDEWQRAGLPVGLTQSRPDPERSAAIRDWLDADPTHHLVARGEPGFPDALNDLPDAPAALFARGRLAALREPQVAMVGSRTPTTGGRQNARAFARHLAGQGLGITSGLALGVDGEAHRGALDTQGTTIAVLGSGIDRLYPPEHAELAEQIVAAGGLILSEWLPGTEPRRGHFPRRNRLISGLASGVLVVEASIQSGSLITARLAGEQGRDVFAIPGSIHNPLARGCHRLIRQGAKLVETGQDVLEELAPTLRRQLEAIDTPPESASPTGKPAPTKRDPEQERILELLGHDPQSADTLIEASGLTAGEVSSILLMLELAGEVSTLPGGLYVRTSQTVGSA; translated from the coding sequence GTGCCTGTCGCGCCAGCCCCCACCGGAAGCGAGTCTCCGCACGCCGCGCTGATCGAACTGCTCTCGATCCGCGGCATGGGACCACGGCGGCTCGACTCGCTGTTGTCGCACTTCGACTCGCCCCGCCAGGCCCTGGATGCCCCGCGGGACGAGTGGCAGCGCGCCGGCCTGCCGGTGGGACTGACCCAGTCCCGACCGGACCCCGAACGCAGCGCGGCCATCCGTGACTGGCTCGACGCCGACCCCACGCATCACCTGGTGGCCCGCGGCGAACCGGGCTTCCCCGACGCCCTGAACGACCTGCCCGATGCGCCGGCGGCGCTGTTTGCCCGCGGTCGGCTTGCCGCCCTGCGTGAACCGCAAGTGGCCATGGTGGGGTCACGCACCCCGACCACCGGCGGACGCCAGAATGCACGCGCCTTCGCCCGGCACCTTGCCGGCCAGGGGCTGGGGATCACCAGCGGGCTTGCCCTCGGGGTTGACGGGGAAGCACATCGGGGCGCGCTCGACACCCAAGGGACCACCATCGCGGTGCTCGGCTCCGGCATCGATCGGCTCTACCCCCCGGAACACGCCGAACTGGCCGAACAGATCGTCGCCGCGGGCGGCCTGATCCTGTCCGAGTGGCTGCCCGGCACCGAACCACGTCGCGGGCACTTCCCGCGGCGCAACCGCCTGATCAGCGGGCTGGCGAGCGGCGTGCTGGTGGTAGAGGCCTCGATACAGAGCGGTTCGCTGATCACCGCCCGGTTGGCCGGCGAACAGGGTCGCGACGTCTTCGCCATCCCCGGCTCGATCCACAACCCGCTGGCACGCGGCTGTCACCGGTTGATCCGTCAGGGCGCCAAGCTGGTCGAGACCGGCCAGGACGTCCTCGAGGAACTGGCCCCGACCCTGCGCCGCCAGCTCGAAGCCATCGACACGCCACCAGAAAGCGCCTCGCCAACGGGCAAACCGGCGCCGACGAAGCGCGACCCCGAGCAAGAGCGCATCCTGGAACTGCTCGGGCACGACCCCCAGTCCGCGGACACCCTTATCGAGGCGAGCGGATTGACCGCCGGTGAGGTTTCCTCCATCCTCCTCATGCTTGAATTGGCGGGAGAGGTATCCACCCTGCCCGGCGGACTCTATGTCCGGACGAGCCAGACGGTCGGCTCCGCCTGA